The Lactobacillus sp. ESL0680 DNA segment CGACCATCGTGAGGTTTGCCGCTGCGATTTAACTTGTCGCCAATCTTCATTAAGAATACGGCTTTTTCTTCCTTGGCAATCTTGTTTTCACGTTCCTCAGGGCTGATGTCTGGCCAGCGGTCTTCCAGTTCTTGCGTTGTTACGAAGTGGACTTCGTCAGGCAAGCGATAAGTCGAAGCGGGATAACGTTCGGCACATTCAGCTTCAATTTGCTTAATTGCGGCGTAAATCTTTTGCACGGTTTGCTTTAGGGTTTCAATCGTTCGATCTTCCTTGCTGATGACCTTTTCCCAATCCCATTGGTCAACATAGATGGAGTGGAAGTTATCCATTTCTTCATCGCGGCGGATAGCGTTCATGTTGGTGTAAAGTCCTTCATGCATGCCGAAGTCATACTTCTTCAGCGCCATCCGTTTCCACTTGGCAAGTGAGTGGACAATTTCAATTGTATCGTCCTTAGGCATGTCTTTGGCGTCAAAGGCAACGGGTCGTTCAACGCCGTTTAAGTTGTCGTTTAAACCTGTGTCTTTTTCGACAAACATTGGTGCAGACATCCGCTGCAAGTTAAGCTTTTGCGCTAGAATGGTTTGGAATCGTTCCCGAATGAAGACAATAGCTGCTTCAGTGTCACGAATTGTTAAAGTTGGCTGATATTTTTCTGGCAAAATTAAAGTCATGGTTGTTTACCTCCAAAATTAGGTCAAAGAAAAAGCCCTTTGTCCAATTGTCAATTCAATAGGACGAAAGGCTTTTTCCGCGGTACCACCTAAATTGCTCAAACTATGAGCCAACTCATGAAGCACTAACATGCTTCACCAGCGTGGTAACGTACTGGGGACGACGCAACCTACTCTAGTAAAATTTCAGTGCGTTGCTAAAAGGGTTTTTCGATAATTCAGGGTCTGGTGCATTCTCACTAACTGCACCTCACTGAATAGAGATAAATTATTTACTCGTCTTTATCATTGCATTTATTTTAATGATATTTAACACTAATTTTAATAAAATTGCAAGCAAAAATTAATTATATTCGATATGACTATCGAAATTGGGTCACTCTGTTATAATAATAAAGAATAATAGCGAGGAGAATTTTTATGGGAAATTCGACATTTTTATATTTTCTTTTTGATGCTGTAGTGCTTGGCTACACCTGTTACAGCTGGTTCTGGCAAGCAAGCATTGACTTGAAGGGGCGTTATCGAACTTCATCAATTGTCTGGACAGTAATAATCATTTGGGCCGGCTTTGCGTGGGAACTTTTAGAAAAAGGTGATCCGGGCCTGAGTATGTTCCTAGCTATCTTCTTGTTAATGGGAATTATTGATGGCTTTTCCGGTTTAACACCCAAAAGGGCAGTAGTTTCAGGATATATTAGGCGGACAGTTTCTTATCAAGATATTGCCCTAGTAACTTTAATTAAGGTACCCAACCCTAAGAAAAAAATGGTCATTTGCATTCTGACTACTAATAAGCACCAGCAATATTATCTGCGATTTTCTGAAGGGGTTGCGCAAATTATTGCCGTCTTGAAAAATCGCATTGGTCATAATGTTCGAATTGAAGTACAAGATATTTTATAAATAAAAAAGGCAGTTAAATAAATTCTAACTGCTCTTTTTATGCCTTAAATCTTATGATAAACTATTTATGTATTTATTATTTTTTATAGGTATATATGGGAGTATGTATGAAGGTAAGATTGAAAAACAAGAATAACAATATAAAAGAAGTGAAGCTAGGATTTAGCTGGACTGAATTTTTCTTTGGTTGGTGGCCAATGCTAATCAGAGGTGATTTTAAGTGGGCCATCATTTCTTTTGTGATAAATGTGGTTCTATTTATATTTTTAGGTGCATTTTCGGCAGCAGCTTGGTATCCATATACATTGATAATGGCCTTCTTCTATAATAAGCTTTATATTAAAGACCTGATAGCCAAAGGTTATGCACCAATTGACACTGGTGATGAAGAGTTACTGAAGAGCAAAGATGTTGATTTTTAGTTAAATTAAAAGACACAGTTTTGATATGAACCCCGAAATTAGAACAATTTAATTTCGGGGTTTTATTATGGCTAAATTAATTAAACTAGACAAAATTGATATTTATAACTTATGAAAAAACTATCATTTTGGTTCAAAATTACTGAGAAAAAGTTTGTGATAATTTAATGTTTCACACGTAAAAACCAATTTAATTTAAAGGCTGATAGCGAAAACATATTCCTATAGTTACTACAGTTTATTATTATTTTATATAATTTTTAAAATTATAAATAAATTAATTCTGTATTTTAAAAGCGTTTGACATAAGACTAAACCAGAATTAAAATTATAAATATTTAAAGTGCGAAAAAGTAGTATATATGCATGAAAATAAAATAATTATATTTATAGAACTATTAGCACTTATGGGTACATCTACGAGTACGGTGTTTGCTAAAACTAAGTCAGTTACACCTGCTCAAAAATGTCGTTTTCCAGAAGCTACTTCGACGTATGTAATTGATAAGCAATCTAAGTATTATAAATCTGTTTGGAAAAAAGCAGTATCTGGTTGGAATAAGGTAGGATTTGATTGGAAGAAAAGTAGTGATTCAAAAATTCATTTGATGGCTCTTACGATAAAGCAAGATAAACGCAGAGTTAAGAATCCTGCTGATAGATTAAATAAAAAAATTGCGGGAATTTGTCTTACGTGGCGTTATGAAGGTACAAATATAATTGCTAAAGAGGATGTAAAGTTAAATAAAGACGCATTATCTAGTAATCATTATACAAAAAAGCAAGCTATAAATGTTGCAGAGCATGAATTAGGTCATGCGTTAGGATTAAATCATAATTTGCCAGGAAGTAAGTCTGTAATGAACCCAGCTAATAGAATTTATCCCATTAGTAAGCCTGATATTCGAGGAATGAAAAAAATTTATTCTACGTCTGTAAATGATGATTTGCTATCAGGTACTAAAAAACCAAAATTAGTACTAACTGTTTTACGTATAAAAGTAAATTCTTTAAAATAATTTTAATAGTTTTAATTATAATAATGAACGAGGAATCTTTATGAATAAATCTAAATTTATGAAAATGAGCATTAGCTTAGCAAGTGTAGTATTAATGCTTGCTGAGAGTACGATGCCTGTAATTGCTAGAACTAATAAAATTTCTCCTGTTGTTCATAGTACAGTTTGTCCAGTAACAGGGGTAACCAATTTACATACGTATTATTCTGGAAAAACACATAAGATAACATTTAAAGGGAATGTAAGTGGTGTTACTAAAATAGCTTTTAAATATAATAATCGAGTTATTAAAAGTGTTAAGGTTCATAAAAACTTTAACACTACGTTAGCCTTTCATGGATATAAGACCTTTAAAATTTGTGATGCTTCTAATAACACTGTGCTCAGAAAAATTTCTGCAACTGAATATGCAACTAAGAAGCCAAAGGTTTACTCACTTAGAGAGGAAAATAATAGATTACAGGTGCAGGTATATGGCAAAAAAGGTGATATTGTAAAGATTTGGAAGAATAGTAAACCTATATTGAGTAAGAAAGTTATTTCTTCAGGAATAACTACTGTGTCGGTAGCAAATAGTAAATTCTCCAATAAAGCTAAGATTAGCCTGACTATGCATACTCTTGGTAAGAAGACCAGTAAGCCGCATGCACTGTATAAATTGGATAAAAATCAGCAAAATATTATTTATTTTCTGCTTATTTATTCACGAATAAACTACGGAATACTGTAAACTTCGCAGGCAATTTTTACAACTTGAACAAAATAAAAAAAGCTTTTACAGATAAGTGTAAAAGCTTTTTTCATTCAATTATAAAATCGGTGATAACATTCTGGAAAAACTCTGCAAAGTGCGCAGCCAGCGGCCTTGCTTGGCAATCATGTCTGGTGTAAGCAAAGTTGACTGCTTCATATCTTCTTCAAAAGCATGGGCGACTTCACTGGTGAAGTTCTTGTCATAAAAAATCGCAATGTCCTCAAAATTCAGGTCATAAGAACGATAATCTTGATTCATGGAACCAACAGTTGCAAAGTCGTCATCAACGACAATTGTCTTGGCATGGATAAAGCCATTATTGTAAATATAAATCTTGACGCCATAACGCGACAATTCATTGGCGTACCACTGTGTTGCCCGGTAAATGAATGGATGGTCCGGCTTGCACGGAATCATGATACGCAGGTCAACTCCCGACATGGCAATTGTCTGCAGGGTCGCAAACATCGCATCATCAGGAATGAGGTAAGGTGTTTGCAGCCAAAGTCGCTTTTTGGCTTGCGACATTAGCTTCATAATTCCGTTGCGCATGTTGGCGTTGTAATGGTCGGGACCATCGGAAATGATTTGCGTTGCGACATCGCCGGGGTGGATTTCATTTTCATCTAAATCAGGGAAAAGCAGGTGGTTAAAGGTAATCAGCTGACTATCTTTTTGAATTGAAGCATTCCAATCCATGACGAACCGCTCTTGAAGCAGCAGTGAAGCTGAACCAACGATGCGTACCTGACTGTCGCGCCAGTAGCCGAATTTCTTTTTGCGGCTTAAATACTGGTCGCCAATATTAAAACCGCCAGTCCATGAAATCCTACCATCGACAACTACAATCTTGCGGTGCAGGTGGTAATTAATCCGGTACCGCGTAATCATGTTGCGTGATGTAACAAAGGGTAGAACTTGTCCGCCGACTTGGCATAATTGGTTAAACCATGACTTGGTTGCTCCCATTGACCCCCAAGCATCGTAAAGGACACGGACAGTCACACCCTCGCAGGCTTTTCTAATCAACAAATTAAGGATTTCGTTGCCAATATCATCATTATAAAAAGTATAAAATTCCACGTTGATGGTTTCACGGGCATTTTTAATATCTTGAATCATGTCGGCAAACATTGGCTGTCCGTCAGTATAGAGCTTGACCTGATTGTTCTTACTTAATGGCGATTCACCTTGGCGGTCAAAGAAGTGAACGACCATCTTGGCCTTGTTAGAAGTATCTGATGAGCTAATCTTCTTGGGTGCCTTAGTGATTGACTTTTGGACGTTGCTCAGACCGATGTGGTGCTGCTTGTTAATGGCGAAGATGTTTTCTTGTGAAATTCCCCGACCAAAAAAGCCGTACATAATCATTCCAATTACTGGAAAGACAAGTAGGATAATTAGCCAGGCCCACGTTGTTGAAACAGACCGGCGTCTGTGAAAGACAATGTAAAAGGCGAGAATAGTGTTGGTAATAACGATGATACGCGCAATGTCGCGAAGCAGACTCACGGAAATCCTCCAGAATAATAAAAAAGTTACTGTGTCAGGCCGATAAATTTATCGACAATTTTGATAACGAACGGATTATCATGCATCCAGCTGTGCTCGGCGTATTTTTGCCCACGAATTTCAACTTCATGGTATGAATGAGCGCCAGGTGCCAGAATGTAGCGAATACTTTTGGCAGAAATAACAGAAATGAACTTGTCGCTGTTGGTGTTGTCTAGGACGTTACCATAGATGTTCAAGACCGAAATGTCGGGATTGAACCGTTTGCGCCTAAGTAAAAGGTAAATGTAATGCGGATTAATTACCTTGGGGCGGCCATTGGCGTTAAGTCCGTTAACGTTAGGAATATCCCCCATGTAGGTAACACCGTCAAATGGTCCGGCAATCAGGGCACACTTGGTTAATCGCGGAAAGTTCTTCTTGCGGGAAGTACGCATTTCGGTCCGGACAACGCAAGGACAGGCCAATGAATGAGCGACAGCCATATAATTTTTAAAGTGAAATTTTTGTGCTAGAAATGGCAGCAGCATGCGCAGATAATAATCAATCGCGTAGATGCCGATTAATCGCTGGCGGAAGACGACTTGAACGATTGGATGTAAGTCATTAGTCCAAGTACCTTCGAGTTTAAAATTACCTAGTAAATCAATGGTTACTTTAAGATATTTAGGATTATCCTTATCTTTTAAAGCCTGCTTAACCATCACGTTGGTTGTGTAATCGCCGCCGCGAAAGCCGTGAAAGTAGAGCACAGGTATTTGTTCAAAGTTACCAGTTTTTTCTTCAATTACAGCCTTGTCGTCAATGTGCTTTTTGTGCAGGCACAAGAGCGGCCTAGTGGGAGCAATGCTGGCCAAAATTGCCAAAAGGAGCATATTAAACCGACTGGGTTCTTCAGATAGATTATGTTTGCGATTTTTTTCTGCTTCTTCCTTATATTTTTTGGTATTGAAGAACATTGCGCCCACCTTTAAAATAATAATTAATTACATTCTAACATTGCTAACAACTTTTTAGTAAATGAGGTACATATGAAATTTTACGCCGTAAAAAAAGGCCGTGTTCCTGGGATTTATCGTACGTGGGATGCAGCCAAAAAGCAAGTCGATGGGTTTTCTAATGCAGTTTATAAATCCTTTAAGGAAGAAGCTGATGCAATAGAATACATGGACTGGCCGCAAAATAAATCATCACAGCAAATTGGAGAAGTTGCAGGATCTAAGCCAGAATACAAAAACATTGCTTCAAGTAAGCCGCTGCCTCAGAGTGAAGATACATTAGAAAATGCTCTTGCTAAAATTCAAGATTTTAGTAAGCAGGTTGAGTCCCAGCCGTCAACTAAGCTGGCAATTAAAAAAGCACCCAAGAAAACTCGGGTGCAGAATACGCGGACTTATTTTGCGACAACTTATACAGATGGCGGGACACGCAATACCGGCAATTATAAGGGTGGCCACGTTAAGTCGACGGACAAGGCAGCGTGGGCTTACTTAATCGAATGGCAGGAAAAAGACCAGCACAAGTCAACTTATGGCACAAACGGTGAGTTTGGCGCTACTAACAATAAGATGGAATTGACCGCCTTAATTGAAGCTCTCAAAAAGCTGCTTGAACTAAAGTTTAATACCAAACCGCTTTTGTTTGTGCTTGATTCACAATACGTCTTAAATCCGATTACCAAGGGCTGGCTTAAAAATTGGAAAAGGCAGGGCTGGCACAAGAGTTCCAAAGGTGAAATTGCCAACTTAGCTGGATGGCAGGAATTAGATGGCCTGCTTAACCAGTTCACTGATGCCCATTTTGAGTGGACTAAGGGTCATGCCAATAATCGCGGTAATGAGTTTGTCGACCATACTCTGAATAAGTTTATGGATCAGATGTAGTTACTTGATAGTGACAATTGTGCCGCCAAACAAATGACCAAAGAAGCTGGTAATATTATCCCAGAGCTGCTGGAACCAGTTGCGGTTCTCTTGAGTGTTGAGCTTATTGAAAATATCCTTGGCATTCTTTTCAATCCCTTTAGAAAGGGTGGCAGCCTGTTCTTTGAAGTTGTGGTTCTTTAAAGCTCCAGAATCACGCACCTCAATCAGCACATTAATGATTTGTTGCTTTTGATTGTTATTAATAGTGTTGCCAAGGTGGTTGATGTTGATTTGATTATTAACAATATCGTGAATTTGACTGTCGGAAATGTTGTTGCCGATCTTGCCCATTTCTTGCTTGGCACCAGCAATGGCGTTGTTTAATTGGGCATCGGTGTAACCATCTTTGCCCTTGTTTTCCTTAGTGATTTTGCTTAAAGTACCCATTTCATCTTGAGCCGCATTTACTTGGCTTTGGTTTAAATGGTTGCCGGTCTTGGCATAAGCAGCATAGACTCCAGCTAAAGCCCCAGAACCATCAATTGGCACGGCACTGGTCACATAAATGTTGGCGTCGGCAATTCCGGCAGTTAAAGCGGCGTTCTTGTATTGGTTAGCGGTAATTGTTGTAATGTTGTTATTACCCTTGTAATCTAAGATTTGCACATTGATGCCGCTGCCGCTTGCTGTCTTTTGGATCATCGCACTTGACCAAACTCCTGAACTGGTAGTGAAATTATCGCCTGATGGATTAAGGTACTTGACAAGGTCGGAGCCATCAATTGTGATTGTTTGGTAGCTGGCCCCGTTGAGTGGCTCAGTCAGGGTCTTTAGGGTACCGTCACGCTGGGTATCAGTTAATGACGTACCTAAGCAGACAATTGGCAAGTCATCAGCTTTGACCGTTTGTCTGGGCACAAAAACTGCACAAATTGCAGCTAGAGAAACGATTAATGTTGTTATTATCGAAATTGTTTTTTTCATAAGAATCTTAACTCCTTTTGATGTCTTAATTATAATAGGTACTCATAGTAAAAGGTCAAGTTACGATTTCGTGTCGTTTATTTTACGTTTTTTTAATATCTTAGATGGTATAATAAACATAATATTGAGGAGGACCTATGCTCGAGCAACCTGAATTAACTATCATTATGCCAGTGTACAATGTTGCTAAGTATCTAGCGCGGGCGCTAGATCACTTGGCGGTGCAAAATGACATGAACTTTAAGCTGCTGGTTGTCAATGATGGCTCAACAGATAATACACGTGAAATAGCTGAGAGCTATCAAGATCGCTTTCGTTATTTTAAAATTATTAATAAACCAAACGGCGGTTTGTCCGATGCCCGTAATGTCGGCCTAGCAAACGTTGATACCCCGTATGTGACTTTTCATGATGGTGATGATTGGGTTGATCCCGATTATACGGCGTTTTTTGTGCGAGCTTTTCATGCTCATCCGGATGCGGCCATGGTTTCGTGCGGTTTTTGGCTGGATTATGAAAATAAATCGGGTTCAATTCCAGCAACGAAAAAGGTTGTTCACGGGATGAAGCCGAAGTTTAGGACGTATCAATTGGTCAGCAATCCTCTTGGTTCGTTATTCAACAACCGGATTTTGGCAACGTCAGTTAAGGGCTACACGTGGAATAAGGGTTATAAAATCGCGGTCATTCGCCAGCATCATTTGCGCTTTGTGGAAGATCTTGCTTTTATGGAAGACCAGATATTCAATGTCCAATATTTGTCACTGACCGAGGGGTTCTATTGCGATAGTCGACCGCTGTATCATTATTGGCAGCGTAAGGACAGTATGGTGCACAATTTTAACCTGAAAATGATCCCGGATGACTTCAAGGCTAATTATTTTGTAGCTAAAATTGTGGCAAACAGTTTGTGGCATGAGCATCATCACAAGCAGCAAAAACAGCACTTAGTTGAGGCAAGTGAGAGGGATAGGCAATGAGAGAAAAGGTTAACGGCAACGAACTCTACTATAATAAACTAGGTCAGGGTGCTCCGCTTTTATTGTTGCATGGACATCACTTAGATGGCGGGATGTTCGACCAAGTGGTAGCACCACTATCGCTTTATTACACGGTTTATGTGCTGGATATGCGTGGTCATGGTCTAAGTCAGGGCGAGGTTGCCGAGCATTACCAAACAGAAGTTGAGGATTTGGCGGCTTTTATTAAGCAGGTCGATATTCGCGGTTGCTATTGCTTTGGCTTTGATGCCGGTGGACTTGTTGCCATGATGCTTGCCAGTCAAGACCAGCAGATTTTTAAAAAGTTAATGGTTGCCGGCGTCTTCGTTAATGGTAACGGCATTCGGTCTTACCATTACTTAACTGAGGGCGTCTTGCGCTACTTGCATTTTGACCGTGACAGTCAGGTGGAATTAACTGAGAGCTTTATGTCCGTTGACAGCTTAAAGGCAATAACAATTCCAACTTATTGCGTTGTTGGCGAGAAGGATTGGGTCAAGGTTGACCATGTCCGCTGGTATAGCCAGATAATTCCGCAAGGGCAGCTATTAGTCATGCCGCGGCAGAAGCATGACGGCTATGCGGTAAATAGTTTTAAATTATTGAATTTGATGGAAGATTTTTTCAAATAAAGCTGGGTGTAATACTCAGCTTTTTTGTTAGAATTTGTCCCTTTCCTAGTCAGGAAGAGTGTTTTTTGGTTATAATAGACGAAAAGATAGTATTTTTGGATAAAGAGGTAGCTATGAACAAGGAAGAAATCTTGGAATTAATGCATCCAATGAAGTTGATTGGCTTGGGCGGGAATCCGGCTTTAAATGAAAAAATCGCGACAATTTTGAAAAAGCCGTTGATTGAGACTGCGGTTCAACATTTTAGCGATGGAGAAATTCAAGTAAATATCGGCGAAAGTGTTAGAGGCTGTGACGTTTTTGTTATCCAATCAATTCAAGATCCAGTTAACGAAAACTTTATGGAATTGGAAATCACATTAGATGCTTTACATCGCGCATCAGCTCACCAGGTTAACGTAGTAGTGCCATACTTGGCATACTCACGTTCTGATACCAAGACGCGTTCGCGTGAACCAATTACTGCTAAATTAGTTGCTAACTTGTTGCAGTTGACAGGCATGGATCACTTAATTGCACTTGATTTGCATGCTTCACAAATTCAAGGTTTTTACAATGTACCAGTTGACCACTTGCACGCACTGCCGCTTTTGGGTCAGTACTTTTTGGATAATGGGATTGCTTCTAAAGACGATGACGATTTGGTAATTGTTTCGCCTGACCATTCTGGTGCTAAATTGGCCCGGAACTTTGGCCAAATTTTTAATGCGCCAATTGCAATTGTTGACCAGCGTCATGCTCGCTATGATGAAGATGTGCACGACATGATTGGTGATGTTAAGGATAAAAAGTGTATTGTTGTTGATGACTTAATCGATACCGGTTCACGAATTGCTTCTTCAACTAAGTCAGTTATGGCTGCAGGTGCTAAGAAGGTTTACGTTGCTGCAACTCATGCATTGTTGTCACAAGATGCGACAGAAGTTTTGAATGAATTGCCAATTGAACAGATTGTTGTCACTGATACGATCAAACATAAGCGTTATCCAGACAGAATGGTAAGGATTTCAGTTGATTTACTTTTAGCACGAGGAATTAACTGTGTTTATAATGACCGCTCAATGCACTCAATTAATGAAAGCGATTTTAAATAAAAAGCAGCTAATAATGTAAATTATTTTCTATACTGTAATACTTCTCTGACAAAGAACAAATATAAATCTAATTATGAGACTTTTAATTAATATTAGTACATATTTGTTTATTTATTCCACATCATTGTTATAATAAAACAAGATGTATAGGAAAACGGAGAGAGAAAAATTATGGCAAGAAGAAAAAATTTAGAGAGACGAAGAATAATACTAAATAATACATTCCATTTAATTAGAGAGAATGGAATGGATAATGTTTCTTTTCAAATGATTGCAGAGAAGTCGGGGATTTCCAAGTCCCTGCTGCAGTCGTATTATTCACATAAGTCTAAATTGATTGATGACGTTGTTCGCAATCTGCTCAACACCTTGGATCAACAAGTTGAGAAGTTTAACCAAACTGATGATAGTGACATTTGTGCTAGAACAAAGGCATTTATCTACACGATTGCGAAATTAGGAGTTTATGATCGCGGGCTAGATCGCATCATTTCCGAAGTCTTCATGAGTAATGAAACGCTTGATAACTGGAGTCGAATGCTAAACGGTTGGATTGAAAACAACCGCTTGTTTGCTGAGGATAATTATGATCTTGATGATGTGCAGACAGGAATTGCTTTTGTAGTTACCGGTGTTGGCCGACTTTATCATGATCGTGATTT contains these protein-coding regions:
- a CDS encoding glycosyltransferase family A protein → MLEQPELTIIMPVYNVAKYLARALDHLAVQNDMNFKLLVVNDGSTDNTREIAESYQDRFRYFKIINKPNGGLSDARNVGLANVDTPYVTFHDGDDWVDPDYTAFFVRAFHAHPDAAMVSCGFWLDYENKSGSIPATKKVVHGMKPKFRTYQLVSNPLGSLFNNRILATSVKGYTWNKGYKIAVIRQHHLRFVEDLAFMEDQIFNVQYLSLTEGFYCDSRPLYHYWQRKDSMVHNFNLKMIPDDFKANYFVAKIVANSLWHEHHHKQQKQHLVEASERDRQ
- the asnA gene encoding aspartate--ammonia ligase, which codes for MTLILPEKYQPTLTIRDTEAAIVFIRERFQTILAQKLNLQRMSAPMFVEKDTGLNDNLNGVERPVAFDAKDMPKDDTIEIVHSLAKWKRMALKKYDFGMHEGLYTNMNAIRRDEEMDNFHSIYVDQWDWEKVISKEDRTIETLKQTVQKIYAAIKQIEAECAERYPASTYRLPDEVHFVTTQELEDRWPDISPEERENKIAKEEKAVFLMKIGDKLNRSGKPHDGRAPDYDDWQLNGDLIFWYEPLKQKLEVSSMGIRISPESLHEQLTKADCLDREKLPFHQMLLKGELPYSIGGGIGQSRLCMLLLGKAHIGEVQASIWPKEMIAECAKHDIPLL
- a CDS encoding ribonuclease H family protein — encoded protein: MKFYAVKKGRVPGIYRTWDAAKKQVDGFSNAVYKSFKEEADAIEYMDWPQNKSSQQIGEVAGSKPEYKNIASSKPLPQSEDTLENALAKIQDFSKQVESQPSTKLAIKKAPKKTRVQNTRTYFATTYTDGGTRNTGNYKGGHVKSTDKAAWAYLIEWQEKDQHKSTYGTNGEFGATNNKMELTALIEALKKLLELKFNTKPLLFVLDSQYVLNPITKGWLKNWKRQGWHKSSKGEIANLAGWQELDGLLNQFTDAHFEWTKGHANNRGNEFVDHTLNKFMDQM
- a CDS encoding DUF2628 domain-containing protein, translating into MKVRLKNKNNNIKEVKLGFSWTEFFFGWWPMLIRGDFKWAIISFVINVVLFIFLGAFSAAAWYPYTLIMAFFYNKLYIKDLIAKGYAPIDTGDEELLKSKDVDF
- the cls gene encoding cardiolipin synthase, with amino-acid sequence MSLLRDIARIIVITNTILAFYIVFHRRRSVSTTWAWLIILLVFPVIGMIMYGFFGRGISQENIFAINKQHHIGLSNVQKSITKAPKKISSSDTSNKAKMVVHFFDRQGESPLSKNNQVKLYTDGQPMFADMIQDIKNARETINVEFYTFYNDDIGNEILNLLIRKACEGVTVRVLYDAWGSMGATKSWFNQLCQVGGQVLPFVTSRNMITRYRINYHLHRKIVVVDGRISWTGGFNIGDQYLSRKKKFGYWRDSQVRIVGSASLLLQERFVMDWNASIQKDSQLITFNHLLFPDLDENEIHPGDVATQIISDGPDHYNANMRNGIMKLMSQAKKRLWLQTPYLIPDDAMFATLQTIAMSGVDLRIMIPCKPDHPFIYRATQWYANELSRYGVKIYIYNNGFIHAKTIVVDDDFATVGSMNQDYRSYDLNFEDIAIFYDKNFTSEVAHAFEEDMKQSTLLTPDMIAKQGRWLRTLQSFSRMLSPIL
- a CDS encoding alpha/beta hydrolase; translation: MREKVNGNELYYNKLGQGAPLLLLHGHHLDGGMFDQVVAPLSLYYTVYVLDMRGHGLSQGEVAEHYQTEVEDLAAFIKQVDIRGCYCFGFDAGGLVAMMLASQDQQIFKKLMVAGVFVNGNGIRSYHYLTEGVLRYLHFDRDSQVELTESFMSVDSLKAITIPTYCVVGEKDWVKVDHVRWYSQIIPQGQLLVMPRQKHDGYAVNSFKLLNLMEDFFK
- a CDS encoding ribose-phosphate pyrophosphokinase, with product MNKEEILELMHPMKLIGLGGNPALNEKIATILKKPLIETAVQHFSDGEIQVNIGESVRGCDVFVIQSIQDPVNENFMELEITLDALHRASAHQVNVVVPYLAYSRSDTKTRSREPITAKLVANLLQLTGMDHLIALDLHASQIQGFYNVPVDHLHALPLLGQYFLDNGIASKDDDDLVIVSPDHSGAKLARNFGQIFNAPIAIVDQRHARYDEDVHDMIGDVKDKKCIVVDDLIDTGSRIASSTKSVMAAGAKKVYVAATHALLSQDATEVLNELPIEQIVVTDTIKHKRYPDRMVRISVDLLLARGINCVYNDRSMHSINESDFK
- a CDS encoding TetR/AcrR family transcriptional regulator, with product MARRKNLERRRIILNNTFHLIRENGMDNVSFQMIAEKSGISKSLLQSYYSHKSKLIDDVVRNLLNTLDQQVEKFNQTDDSDICARTKAFIYTIAKLGVYDRGLDRIISEVFMSNETLDNWSRMLNGWIENNRLFAEDNYDLDDVQTGIAFVVTGVGRLYHDRDLRGLSAEQMADYATSSLMFSFLHCSPKQIETALDDGHKIIASIDIKKIHHAIDTMFAEGKEIVC
- a CDS encoding alpha/beta hydrolase — its product is MFFNTKKYKEEAEKNRKHNLSEEPSRFNMLLLAILASIAPTRPLLCLHKKHIDDKAVIEEKTGNFEQIPVLYFHGFRGGDYTTNVMVKQALKDKDNPKYLKVTIDLLGNFKLEGTWTNDLHPIVQVVFRQRLIGIYAIDYYLRMLLPFLAQKFHFKNYMAVAHSLACPCVVRTEMRTSRKKNFPRLTKCALIAGPFDGVTYMGDIPNVNGLNANGRPKVINPHYIYLLLRRKRFNPDISVLNIYGNVLDNTNSDKFISVISAKSIRYILAPGAHSYHEVEIRGQKYAEHSWMHDNPFVIKIVDKFIGLTQ
- a CDS encoding DUF1002 domain-containing protein yields the protein MKKTISIITTLIVSLAAICAVFVPRQTVKADDLPIVCLGTSLTDTQRDGTLKTLTEPLNGASYQTITIDGSDLVKYLNPSGDNFTTSSGVWSSAMIQKTASGSGINVQILDYKGNNNITTITANQYKNAALTAGIADANIYVTSAVPIDGSGALAGVYAAYAKTGNHLNQSQVNAAQDEMGTLSKITKENKGKDGYTDAQLNNAIAGAKQEMGKIGNNISDSQIHDIVNNQININHLGNTINNNQKQQIINVLIEVRDSGALKNHNFKEQAATLSKGIEKNAKDIFNKLNTQENRNWFQQLWDNITSFFGHLFGGTIVTIK
- a CDS encoding matrixin family metalloprotease → MHENKIIIFIELLALMGTSTSTVFAKTKSVTPAQKCRFPEATSTYVIDKQSKYYKSVWKKAVSGWNKVGFDWKKSSDSKIHLMALTIKQDKRRVKNPADRLNKKIAGICLTWRYEGTNIIAKEDVKLNKDALSSNHYTKKQAINVAEHELGHALGLNHNLPGSKSVMNPANRIYPISKPDIRGMKKIYSTSVNDDLLSGTKKPKLVLTVLRIKVNSLK